Proteins from a genomic interval of Haliaeetus albicilla chromosome 13, bHalAlb1.1, whole genome shotgun sequence:
- the CDC42EP3 gene encoding cdc42 effector protein 3 produces the protein MPAKTPIYLKAANNKKGKKFKLRDILSPDMISPPLGDFRHTIHIGKEGQHDVFGDISFLQGNYELLPGNEGETRDSQSGGHSEFLRANSTSESMFTETPSPVLKNAISLPAIGGSQALTLPLLSPVTFNSKQESIRSSRNARLSCEPVIEEKLQEKSKQMEDGETYKDDIWEQNGSSSHFTNGRDSHSSSFSERCTDWQTVDLFDDSRLSRELTETKTKSEESLSDLAGSLLSLQLDLGPSLLDEVLNVMDKNKS, from the coding sequence ATGCCAGCCAAGACACCCATCTACTTGAAAGCTGCTAACAataagaaagggaagaaattcAAACTAAGGGATATCTTATCTCCTGATATGATCAGTCCACCACTTGGAGATTTTCGTCACACCATACACATTGGAAAAGAGGGACAACATGACGTTTTTGGAGACATCTCCTTTTTGCAGGGCAACTATGAGCTATTGCCTGGAAATGAAGGAGAAACCAGAGATAGCCAATCTGGTGGCCACAGTGAATTCTTAAGGGCAAACAGCACTTCTGAATCCATGTTTACAGAAACTCCATCACCAGTGCTCAAAAATGCTATTTCCCTTCCTGCCATTGGGGGTTCTCAAGCCCTTACACTGCCCTTACTGTCACCAGTGACATTTAATTCAAAGCAAGAATCCATCAGGTCATCGAGAAATGCTAGGCTTAGCTGTGAGCCagtaatagaagaaaaattgcaGGAGAAAAGTAAGCAgatggaggatggagaaacATACAAAGATGACATATGGGAGCAAAATGGTTCTTCTTCACATTTTACTAATGGTAGAGACAGTCACTCATCCAGCTTTTCTGAACGATGCACTGATTGGCAAACAGTTGATTTATTTGATGACAGTCGACTTTCACGTGAACTAACCGAGACAAAGACTAAGTCAGAAGAATCCCTTTCAGATCTTGCAGGCTCTCTTCTCTCATTACAACTTGACTTGGGACCTTCACTTTTGGATGAGGTCCTCAATGTAATGGACAAGAATAAATCTTAG